The genomic region AGGAAATAGAAGGGTCTCCCCTTGATCTTGAGGGGGATCATGGCCGGCACCTCAGAACGATGGGACATGCAGGAGACGTGGCGCAGGGGTACAGTGAAGGATGAGGTCAGCCCGAAGGGATAATAGGTGGTGAGAGACACTTCTTGCCCACCACGGTGCAGCAGGACTCGGCTTACAGAGCGACGTGAAAACAAGAAGCCTGCCACCACTATCAGAGAACCTGGGGGAAAGGAACAAattgtatattatttattttaaactttttccCAGAGATagatatatgtacacacacacactataaacTTTGAAAAAGTAAGATTTTCAAAAAACAGCACAGCAATAAGCTCATGGCAGTCACCTTCTCGAACACAGATATTACACAACACCTTCAACAAAATTCTACCTGATTAGATACCACTGTGCCAAATCTCTAACCCTTAATCAGCAATTTTAACTGAAATAAAAACTTAAGACTCTTCAAACATACATaacagtattgtcgaaggctttcgtggccagaatcacttgggtgctgtgtggtttctgggctgtatggctgtgttctagcagcattctctcctgacgtttcgcctgcatctgtggctggcatcttcagaggatcatttaaaataaacaaatgatcctctgaagatgccagccacagatgcaggtgaaacgtcaggagagaatgctgctagaacatggctatTACAGCAACCAGGCACCCATACATACTGCACAAATTACAATATTGTATACCCAAATAGGATCCCTTAAGGCTGTGAacatcaaataaaacatttcaatattTAAAATACTTCAAATAAAATGTATGCACAATACTCAATAAAAAAGATACAAACAGATATAACACCAAAAACTGTGGAGAACACCAATCGCAGTTATTAGGCAAACTGAAGACaccagtagaagaagaaagacAAATCTCCTTGGGGAGGGAATTAAAAAGTGTTATAAAGACTGCAACATACAGCCAATTGATTACAAGGATTTCAATTGACTCAAAAGATTAATCAGGCAGATCCCCCCCAATAAGTAATTATGAAAACTGTTAATAGCAAGCTGCATCTTCTTAAAAGAGGCATTCCCTCTTGTGGGTGAGAGAAGTGGGAATGCTTATTCTAAGAATACTTCTGCTGTAAGACATACGTGCACACAACACTGAGAAATAAAAATTTTCCCCATTTGAACGGCTAGTTAtgatgcaatatttatttattgtctgaCTTTCTCACTGAATCTCAAAGAGAAATACACAGTGTAAACCTGGCAATGAAATCACATCTATTAAGCAAGAGGACTAGCATTCCTACTTATACAGAAGTGATTTGTTGTCTAAAACTTGTAAGATTAAAGTTAACTAACATTCCTTAAATTTGGTGGCAACCCAATTTATCATGATGTTAAGTAAGGGGGCAGGGGGATTATAAACAAATCTCAGGGACATTCATTTATGGCTTTTTATCATTTCAATTTCATATGTTTACATAATTACAGAATCCATTACGACAAGGCTGTGGACGGTCACTGAGTTCACACGGCTTTTTCTGGCGGAGACAAATTCCAAGGCTGAGGCCAGATCTATTAATAGGTATTTGCCACCCACTGCAGACCCTCCATAAACAACTTCAGCCTGCTGGCTGAATACTAGCCACCAGGGGCACAGAATAGAGATCTGTCACCTTGCTCAATTCTGAGATTCCAGGAAGATCACTTTTGGCTGATAGCTGCTGGAAACAGAATACTGGCCTCAAGGACCATTTGCGTCTGATACAGcaaatgaaatgttattttcCGGCTGCGGATGCTTCATTTGCTGTATCAGCCACAAATGGACCTCGAGGCCACTATTCTGTTCCCAACATCTATCCAGCCAAATGGGGTCTTCCTGGATTCTCAAAACCGAGCGAGGGTGTCTATTGCAAATGGCAGAAGGACGAGTTAGATCAGTGGTGACGAATCTATGgcacggttgccagaggtggcactctgtgggcacgcacaaacagagtgcccccccccccccccatctaggctggccgggccgctgggctcgattattagtattaaaccgaagacctagctttggggaagcagtgtaaataaccttgttaagcgctgttaaaccccactgattttcatgcaaagaacaaaagcacaatccttcacctgggagtaagctcggttgctggcaatggggcttgcttctgagtaaaccctcctacgattgtgattcaccctttggaagagatgcactgttgcttcaaagcaaagccaccgactaccaccaagcttaatcctgagtaacgcactttttctaaactaaaacctcagtattcaggttgaattgccgtgttggcactttgcgataaatcagtgggttttgggttgcagtttgggcactcggtctcaaaaaggttcgccatcactgagttagatCACAACGTATATTGCAAACTCCTCGGGGCAGGAAGTCCACCGTGTTTGTTTGCTGCTTACAGCTCTctggggcctcttccgcacatgcagaataatgcactttcaattctctttgcagctggattttacagtgcggaatagcaaaattcagttgcaaacaactgtgaaagtggattgaaaatgcattaccgTATGTGCGGAGGGGGGCTGGGTGTCGAGAAGGGTGTGCTACTATTAACGTGCATCCAAAACAAAATAACGAGTTCCTTTCCTTACCCACGGTCAGGCAAGAGATGGTGAAGCCAAAACGCCACTTATTGGAGCTGGGGTTGAGAGTGGCTCCGCCCGGAAGGGTAGGCAGAGGCTTCCCTTCCCGCTGGGAATCCGATTCCGGCCGCTTTGCGCCGGTGGGGCGCAGGGAATGGAAAGCGAAGTGTGCCAGATAGGTCCAGAACAGGAACTGGCAGGCACAGAAGAGGCCCAGAAGGCGGAAAAAGCGGGCTCGGTCGTTCTGGAAGAGCAAGACGTCCTGGGGCACGGCAGGATCCAGCGGGAACGAGTTTTGCACGCCCCGGACTGCGCCCCGGCGCCAAGGGGTCTTCTGCGcgccgctttccccccttgcgCCCCAGCTCCAAGAGCTCACAGGGCACGCCGTGCGCCAAAAGAGCCCCAAACCCTGGGATCCCCCGCCTACCAAGCCCCAGATCCGCACCCCACTTCCACACGTGCAACGCAACATTTTGGATTCACCCTTGCAGGGGGAGGTCAGCCGCGCTCCAAAGGCTCTTGGGAGTTGTAGTCAAACCACGGCCTCTTCTATACACGTGACTCCATCTGTACTGGCCTCTGTTGGCGCAGCTGTCAGGCTGGAATGGGAAGCAATAGTTTCCCCTGCGCCTTTTCTGCGAATTCCATTGGCCGGCATAGCGCAATGCGGAATGACTTTGCGTTTGTCAAAAGAGGTGTTTGTATACACCCGACCTCCCGTCAGGTAAGATCATCTTCAGAAGGACTTCTTATGCCTGCGTCTTTAAGGGATTGGGCAGATAGTCTTTCAATGGTGGCGCTCCAATTGTAGAACTCCTTCCCCAGTGTCAACACTATTCACTTCCTCATTCCCCGTTTTCTTATGATGTTTGGGGCTAACTAAGCATATTCACACAGACCAAAGTTCCCATCCCCCAGcactcaagccccccccccccacacacataccaaCTATctgctagtccagtggtggcgaacctatggtactccagatgttcatggactacaattccaatcagcccctccagccagtttgccatgctggcaggggctgatgggagttgtagtcatgaacatctggagtgccataggttcgcctccactgtgctagtctgttctggcctaaTCAGACCTAGGCCTGAAATGCTGGGGTTCTTTTCAGTTCAGACTACATCTAATTATTGGGAACATTTAAAGactttgtggtgggttttctgggctgtgtggccatggtcttgtccctaacatttcacctgcatctgtggctgacatctccagagctgtatcacagagggaagtctgttacacatttcgacaatacataaaggCTTTCTTAAGCAGTAAATATTACTCATGTTAAGATCCATTTCAGTTAATAGTACATGtttgtattttttcctttgttaattatgaaaaaataaaatttctcaAGACCCCACCCCCACTAATACTGGGTCACATGAGCATGATTGTGTCTAAAATAACAGAAATACCTATTTTGTTGATTGAACAGTAATAAGAGATCATGCATAACTGTTACCCTAAAGAGGCAGTCTCtgctttagttgggggaattagctggagacagaacaAGAGGGGGTAACTAGGATTGATTAAGAGCTGATTAAGTGAAAAGTGAAAAAATTGAATAGGCTTTCACGGGTGGGTGATAGTTACTCGTCTTGAAGGCATGTCCAGAGAAAGTAGTGCTAATGGAAAATGACccacatttccaggagcaaaggaaagagtcCACAGGCAACCAGGTTGTGCGCATGGATCCAGAACTCCCCCCCAGCCGAAGAGAACAATTTGAGACTTACCTGGATCTTCACAGACTGTAAGATATTGCAGACAGCAGAGGAAGCTGAATATATCTCTTCTGGCAAAGCAATGTGTTCTGCTTATGGATGCCGGGGACGGGGGGGACGGGACAtgtaaagttttaaaatgttcagagAGAAAATATTATTCGCTGAACTGAGAGACAGTATTCTGTACTGAAGACCGAGAGGGAGTCAGTCTGTGCTGTGCTGAGAGTGATAGATCTGGTATAGGTAAATAAGGAGAGAGGGAattgatgtaaagtgaaagtcagctcagcagaaatggttGCCTCGGCTTGTTTCACTTATTATACATTATTTCTTGAAATGTTTAAGCTAAGGGACATACATAAATGTTTGTGTTGTTAAATGTAACCTGAATCCCAAATTACTCTTTTTTTCAGGACCACTAGCAATTTTTTCAGGATCCGGGGCTGTAACAGCATCTTGGGGCCAGAGGGGCTTTCCTCATCCCTCTGagccccttcctgcctgcccagcggtagacctgggtgctcctTCATGACATCGGCAGACGGCTTgatttctccccccgccccccccaactgtatctagggaaaatggaacggGGGAGggcacggaaaactcagattatggcctggcctccattttccctagatatgcctctgctccaccctcccgGGGTACATGCAgacaggcttctgccctccccaggccctggggagagcaggagccgcaGCAGGGATGCACAGGGGCAGGGTTACACAATGCATGGGGGCGGAGCTACACGACCCGCTGGGGGGCGCCTGGAGGAcgtttgtccctgggcaccacttccccccatatgcctctgccctggcctgcagggagcccggggGTGGGGCGAGGTTCAGTGGCGAGCTACTGCAACGCGTGCTGTTTTGTTACGTTGGGGGCGTCTGGCACCTCCCccatgatgaaatggcatgtgccTGAGGACATGGGATACCTCACATCCCCATTAGCAGTGCGCCACTGCAGGAGAGCATCAGCGTCACATGTAGAAAGGGAACTTCACAAGGTTCAGTTTTCAGTTAGACCCTTATGTAgctaaaatgaaagaaaaccGCCGGCCAAAGTAATCAACTCTGGGCTAAatcagtagttcccaaccttactgagtcttagaatcatagagttggaagagaccccaagggccatcaagtccaaccccctgcaatgcaggaacacacaatcaaagcactcccgacatatgctgatccagcctttgttaaaaaacctccaaagaaggagactccaccactttccgaggcagtgaattccactgtcgaacagccctgactgtcaggaagttcttcctaatgtttaggtggaatctctttttcttcaccttaaatccattactcttATCTGAAGACATATAAATATGGGAAGCGGAATTGATTTGGAGTACCTTTTTTGCTGATGCGCCTGACCAGTAAGCTATTTTAAACGAGATTAAATAATTGCTCTCCTTTAACAATCTATGTAAAATCATCAGATCATATATTGTAAATTATTTACAGAGTTGACATGGATTATGTTTTAATATAAAAATAGAGGCAAGATTCCATAGTAACATTTTTGTTCCTTACGTGCATACTCATAACGAACTGCAAATGTTGAGGTATACCTCTTGGCGGGAGATTAACTGTCTAATCTAGGACAGATAACTAaaagcctagggcagtggtggcaaacctatggcactccagatgttcaagggctacaattcccatcagcccctgccagcatggcaactggccatgctggcaggggctgatgggaattgtagtccatgatcacctggagtgccataggttcgccaccacgggcctagggagTCTTAAACAGATTCCTATATCTAAATTGAACCCGACCAGAGTCATCTGGAACAGTATGTTAATTTGTACTAGAGTTGGCAGAAACTGGAGTTTCATGTTGGGAGTGACAGCTCCATAGGGCCTGAAATCTACAGTCACGGGGGAAGTGGGTAGGTTTCTGTTTCTCGTTTGGAACATTAGAAGACACACACAGTTTTAAGAATAGATTTTACTAAACACATTTGCTTGAAAGAACTACAGGCAGAGGAGGAACACAGAACCCGCACCTTGCTGAGCATGCAGCCCATCCTTCCTGTCTTTTAAGTGTTAAGCAACAACGGAAGCCCAAGAACACCAAAGAGGAAGGTGACACCGTTGTAGGCGTTATGCTTTGGAGGACTCGCTTTTGGAGGTCTGGGCATGGCCTGGTTCCTAAACCCACAGGGGGGAAGCCACTGTCCATGGAAATATCAGCAGTCTAGCATAAGGGCACTGGGGGCCTTGCCTCTACCCAATACACAAAAGATTCTAGTCTCAGAGGGCAGGGGGAGCTCCGAAACACTCGAGCCATGACCTGTTGACCCCTTGTTACCCTGGGGCATACAAAACATTACTCTTGAGACAACTGCAGCAGAAAAAGGAGCAGATAAAGAGTACACTAAAAATATACCAGGTATCCaaattaaaatggagaaaagaaacaCAGATGGGGGGCCATCCATAATTTGGCATCCAAATGATGCACACGGGGCAGCTCAGTCCTCTAAAACGGCAGTCTATACAGTACTGTTCCCATCGTCTTTTGTCACCAGAGGTACCAGATGCTGCCACTTCGAGTGCTCATCACAGCCTGTGCCTCCAACTCTATTGAAGAACAGCCTCGGCGTTCACAGTTGCAAAAGGGAGGGAGTCTCTTAATTTACACAGTGTAactcatttatttacaaaaacaaCTCTCCAAAAGATAAAACGCAGTTTCCCTAAGTTTTGGTCAAGGTGGTGGGGGCCGATGCTCAGTTGAGGAAAGCCACTTCCGGGATCTTCCCCTGAGCCTGTcaaagagaacaaaacaaaatatcaaGGCTTTCATCTTCATAGCATGCAAAAAAAGCTCCAGGTAGAATCCCAAAGCCTGACTTTAAGGCAACGTTTTATCTCCGCCTCTTAAAAAAGGGCTGTGATTCtcagaagttttatttttaagatgCTTGGTTGAGGCTTATGCATACAGCAGTTAGAGCTTAATGCTGGCGGTAGTGGAGAGGTTCCCCAGTGTACCCTCAGCACAGCATCCTCAGACTCTGTATCCTGCCCCACTAAAGTCAAACACTGAGTGAGCACACTGGCCCACAAACAAGGTAACTGTGGTCCACAGTCAGCTGTAGAGGGGCTGGCAGATCAGCTCCAGGACACTCACCTTGAGTTGGGTGAACACACCAGCAGCATGTGTGTAGTCCCAACCATTGTCTGAGAGGCACCTGTGGACAGAGAGGGCGAGAGGTCaacacagcagtgagagagaggCCTAAGCAGGGAGAGGGCTTGTGTTCCATTTTGTAGCattatccacccccccccctttccagcaaGACTTACTTCTGAGACCACTCCAGGTTCATGCCAGATTGCAGTGAGAAAGCCTGCAGCATTTCCTGCTGCTCTGCGGAGAGGGTCGGCACGGGGCTGGAAGAGGGGGTGGGCGCTGGCATGTCAAAGGCCTTGCGCAGTTCCTCCTCATTGGCCTTGCGAATGAACAGCTCGTCGTTAATAACGCACAGCCTGTACGCAAGAGGAGACTCGGGATTACCACTGAGAAAGGTGCCAGCTGATGCTCTGCTTTGGCGGACTGGTCAGAGCGGAAGGCAGAAGGCAAACAAGGGGAAGGTCTGCCAGCTCCCTTTGCATCCCAAAGCTTCGCCCCCGAGCACAGTTGAATGCTCTacacagggtctgcaacctgcggctctccagatgttcacgaactacaattcccatcagcccctgccagcaaggccaatacCCCTGCTCTACCAGGAAGAGAAGCTACTCAAAATGCTAGCCTCGCCTTCTCCAAAGagaaagggctgctgggaagaagATGGCTCTAAGACTGTAAGAATTTAAAGATGTGTTAAGCCCATGCTGTAGAGGGAGGGGGCTCAAACCCCAGGGAAGCAGCTACACAGTGCTCCttgctgtcaggcctggctcaCGCTGGGGCATGGCATCACAGGGATGGAGCCAAGGTCGCACCTATACTTACTGCTATTTGTTGGCTGAGGGCATTTCTgttgttctagggcaggggtgtccaactttggggCTTCAGaggtttatggactacaactcccatcaacccctgtattggccatgccagctggggctgatgggaattgcagtccacaaaCCTCTGAAgccccagagctggacacccctgttcGATGggttgcttgtaactagtgaagtatgcaAGCCTTCCCCCTCCAagagggccctgatctcatacATGCGCTCAGCATCGTTCTCGTAGTTATCTTCCATCATAGGATCCCACTtgcactaggacagtggttctcaaccttcctaacgccacgaccctttaatacagttccccatgttgtggtgacccccaaccctaacatttatccattttacagatgaggacactgatgcagagagtcttaggcgacccctgtgaaagggttgttcaacgcCCAAAGGGGTccggacccccaggttgagaaccactgcactaggaaatAAGGGATCAAACATATCTAGTCTGCCCATTCTTTGCACTGAAATGTAATTGGAATAGTAGAATAAATTAAAGCGGCCATCTCAAGTCCCATCTTTAGGACTGAGTGGGAAGCTTTCTGTATATCAGGAACAGACCGATTTCAGGCTTGTTGTACGATCCACTCATCCTTAACCGAAATCTCTGTGGTCCATCCATGTGTTGTAAAGTTACAAAACAAAAGCGCACACTCAGGCTCCCGTGAGGGTTTCGTTATCGGTAAGAGATATGGAGTCTGCCCTGTTGCTTAAGAATATAGCTGGTGCCTTGTGGAATCAAGCCAAGTTCATTTAACCAGACATTATCTGCCTGAATTCCAGCAACAAGCTGGCTCAGAAGAAATGGGCCAAGATTCCCTTCTGCCCCTGTATAGGTGAAGAAATCAGGACAGTCAAATGAGTTTCTTCTGCAGGAATTAAAAGACAGGCTGAAGAGGCTGGTGTAGGCAAAGAGGACTCTCTCATGTGACCATCAAGACTTGAGGAAGTCCGACTCGCCCAGTTCTCGACAGTCAGGCAGAACAGTCCTTTCTGCTCACCAACATCCCACCCTCtacaacaggggtccccaaactttttaaacagggggccagttcactgtccctcagactgttggagggccggactaaaaaaaactatgaacaaattcctatgcacaaatgattgtaaaatgtttgatttcacctttcagcctttctgtcatggtctatttttagaacagtgaccaaaatatgtcaagtacagggtgggctccaaatattgttggggaggctgtggaataccttcccctgtaaaaaaagcagaactttcccaatgaagcattccatctaacccaggatcaggtatcttcctgggttctttcctccctagcagccagcgagcgattcgccagcctggctgatgccaatgggagtgaggcggaacagaaagcctgagagcaacacatggagtagctgagagggaagggcggagcaggcgttgccacatgtaaggtttccaactctgggtcagaaaattcatggagatctgggggtgccatcatgtaattgcaatcaacagccgttggggccggttcctcctctccctcgagcccccactgcacatgaatggagccatcgccgccatgcctggcgggccggataaatgccttcaggaggcccccgggccgtagtttggggacccctgctctacaacCTCCCCTCTTCCTTGATCTGTCAATGCCCTAAAGGCCTGCTTCTTTACCCGTTGTTGGCGGCAGGCACAGCAATAAACACGCGACTGAACGCCCACATAAGGTCCCGACACTTTCcatccactgtggagaaaagaacaacaaaaagagcagaagtgagggaggggatctAGCAGGGTGTGCCTGGGCTGACCACGCTGCACATTGAGAATGTAGGGACAAGGGACTCCGATGACACACTCACCTTGCTTGAAGAGCCCGTTAAGCGTGAAACACAGTAGTGTGTTCTGCAAGGAAACAGAATGGTGTCAAAGACAACTGCTTTGTGAAAGCAACTTCACAGAGGTTATGTAGGATTGGCAGGCCGTCGCCTGGtaacctgagggggggggggttagaggcAAAGAAGTGACATTGATGCATTGCCTGACATCATTTCCACCTTACTTGTTCCACAGGCCTGTAGGTAAGGGTGGGTGTAAGGGCCAAATTACCAGAAGGCTGCCAGCCCAAAGGGGGAAGATGGTAAGTCAAGGTTCTACAGTAATGCATTTGTAAGCCAATACTATAAAgtggaatgattttttttctgtaacatGCCCTTCTTTTGTAGTGGCTTTGACCAGAGGTATACTGGGAgcaaatggtgcccggggcaacatctgctcccatgcccccctgcccactccccacccccacttacggCTGGCAGAGGAAGGTGGCAGGCCCCAGCAGCTTGGTGAGGCTGGGGCACCTCTCCAtgggaggggtatgggggcgattttgagccccccacatgatctaatgggtaGTGACTGCGGACACAGGAccacccatgtccctctggcagatacgcccctggccTAGGCAGCTTTTCTTTACACTGAAAACTGAGTTATTAGAAAATgggtattgtcaaaagcttttgtggccagaatcaactggctgttgtgggttttccaggctatgcggCCGTGGTCTAGCAACATctgctcttaacatttcacccacatctatggctggcatcttcagaggcctctg from Sphaerodactylus townsendi isolate TG3544 linkage group LG01, MPM_Stown_v2.3, whole genome shotgun sequence harbors:
- the TMEM223 gene encoding transmembrane protein 223; protein product: MLRCTCGSGVRIWGLVGGGSQGLGLFWRTACPVSSWSWGARGESGAQKTPWRRGAVRGVQNSFPLDPAVPQDVLLFQNDRARFFRLLGLFCACQFLFWTYLAHFAFHSLRPTGAKRPESDSQREGKPLPTLPGGATLNPSSNKWRFGFTISCLTVGSLIVVAGFLFSRRSVSRVLLHRGGQEVSLTTYYPFGLTSSFTVPLRHVSCMSHRSEVPAMIPLKIKGRPFYFLLDRQGRITNTKLFDITVGAYRKL